In the Apteryx mantelli isolate bAptMan1 chromosome 1, bAptMan1.hap1, whole genome shotgun sequence genome, one interval contains:
- the ARHGEF17 gene encoding rho guanine nucleotide exchange factor 17 — MAEGGSGRGAAPGRRFSPASCPPSSCPPSSSSSSSSSSSSPGRKVSPLPAEPPGRAPRSLAPSVRQLSLRFAEPEPEPPPGPVHAGGPLPPLPPLPPPPPPPRGPALSAEPPRWPSVPAMRKLFGESCRQDPADAARRGGSGSGGGSGGGSGSGGSGGGGSGGSGAGRGAPPPPPPRSRVPHPALRAPRAAQPGPGPHSWHSSAQPQPPASSSSARGSSSEEEPPAPGRSSEGSAGSEGEGHPSAPRKRSGRKKKKKDGGARDGEGLAGAEAGGGGHASAGPPGDAEGRRPHAWGGPESGGAAPRYAAAAAAVAPVPVVARVSKVNILPFAASPCGSRSSSRYSSTETLKEEEHFGVCWPTQSRAFQVGYGVYRSPSFGPSDGLARGQPQVRVRPKLPLGTAKAKQDFASESLQHPGPEGDRAKHRKSLSNPDIATETLTLLSFLKSDLSELKVKKKGVRIGLPEEAAISGSRYENWPSPASHPLASRGRHGAQPPARWAPGERPTLKDLTATLRRTKSFTCSEKSGTRRLFLQSTMKQSSSELLLASTGNHDGAASDGDRRRRGDDDVLPVVIQDQYIQEAQQVFEKIRRIGRQQDYGFAAEQKDSGGVEGAGEFAEPTRGADASLLARTESKRCLKKTESEENLSCRKSVEELSGHESSLTDEGIVTEPEPGPTAMAYKDLHEAVAAWKLPDGAAGENEALRANSSPTPLATRPTRLYHDVAPVEDVPAGKLMAQASSEAPATPSTVRRRRKFPSVGTNGSDSSPGSNGESNGEAYRSLSDPMPHRRCPVAEEATNFSMDSNLLGSLGAKAGMPESSAVSLCEYAGSAASDLSVCSDGLRDYSTVIKNIVSQPGAMDKVIDEKGNGKTIKKKSFSDPSRRGQLASAGFEGPGEAISEMEPSIPPSSSEPILSEQRADQEATKPAEHGRPAQLTDGGSGEAGPGYGFDPKLVEVLSPRVLRRSSKKRTNRAAHQENRPPSSSAPVPGTLGKARPPSKHVRHTSEPATFIPISGASPRSSLQPSIPVSTPEPSRLPVKSLPVLQPPSLEDVTKRYMLALNSGDSLPPGAADAPRSSPATPTAAEPKLPRCPRQPEDHGAVPAPRSKPQVDMRKHVIMTLLDTEQSYVESLRTLMQGYMKPLKQPENSLLCDPSLVDEIFDQIPELLEHHEQFLEQINDCVQNWHEKQKVGDLLVQSFSKDVLVNIYSAYIDNFLNAKDAVRIAKEARPAFMKFLEQSMRENKEKQALSDLMIKPVQRIPRYELLVKDLLKHTPEDHPDHPFLIDAQRNIKQVAERINKGMKSAEEVERNARIVQEIESHIEGMEDLQAPLRRFLRQEMVVEVKAVGGKKDRSFFLFTDLLVCTTLKRKSGSLRRSSMSLYTAASVIDTASKYKLLWKLPLEDVDIVKGASQATNRESVQKSICRLDEDLSTLGQVSKLSENLSFPHQSLDDVIKDLMAAIHRELAEKQSLSFSMSFPPNKVELTTTKAEGTESFVFEFPNPDARQSFEQAFEDAKKKLASSKNCLDPEFLKAIPIMKTRSGMQFSCASPSPGSPESACEVWVCNSDGYVGQVCLLSIRKEPTVEACIAVCSARILCIASVPGLKRPYRERPESLASPAAEPAPAPQPEDAGPQQCLHISISGSSLELSEPVDSANRELMPFDSDDTDDESSPSPSGTLQSQASHSTISSSFGNEELPSGKEAAAETTSSEEEQEPSFLTLAGPFGPSGAGESPVDGRAMRRSSRGSFTRGSLEELLSLDPEAHQSSMWLGTEDGCIHVYQSSDNIRNRKNSMKMQHAAAVTCILYLDNQVFVSLANGELIAYQREAGRFWDPHNSKALALGSPGSPVTKMVAVGGKLWCGCQNRVIVLNTATLAQEHAFAVGPDSGRGVSCMASAGPGVWVALQSSAQVRLYHATSYEQLAEADVTPPVHKMLAGADAIIRQHKAACLRVTALLACGELLWVGTSAGVVLTLAAAAAAAATRAPPALVGLPQGHTGHVRFLAALELPAALDRLCPQPAGAGPEAAGEGPRREGARPRATGLGLAKPQLLVISGGDGYEDFRLAASSDTVGRDDSTNHLLLWRA, encoded by the exons ATGGCGGAggggggcagcggccggggggcCGCACCGGGCCGGCGGTTCTCGCCCGCCTCCTGCCCGCCTTCCTCCTgcccgccttcctcctcctcctcctcctcctcctcctcctcctccccgggtAGGAAAGTTTCGCCGCTGCCCGCcgagccgccgggccgggcgccgcgcagCCTGGCCCCCTCGGTGCGCCAGCTCTCGCTGCGCTTCGCCgaaccggagccggagccgccgccgggcccggttCATGCcggggggccgctgccgccgctgccgccgctgccgccgccgccgccgccgccgcggggcccggcgctgagcgcggagccgccgcgctggCCCAGCGTCCCGGCGATGCGCAAACTCTTCGGCGAAAGCTGCCGGCAGGACCCGGCCgatgcggcgcggcggggcggcagcggcagcggtggcggcagcggtggcggcagcggtagcggcggcagcggcggcggcggcagcggcggcagcggggccgggcggggggcgccgccgccgccgccgccccgcagccgcgtCCCGCACCCGGCGCTGCGGGCGCCCCGCGCGGCGCAGCCGGGGCCCGGCCCGCATTCCTGGCATAGCTCGGCCCAACCGCAGCCGcccgcctcctcttcctcggcCCGCGGCTCCAGCAGCGAGGAAgagccgccggcgcccggccgctCCTCCGAGGGCTCggcgggcagcgagggcgagGGCCACCCCTCGGCCCCCCGCAAGCGCTCCGGccgcaagaagaagaagaaggacgGCGGCGCGCGGGACGGCGAGGGGCTGGCGGGCGcggaggccggcggcggcgggcatgCCTCGGCCGGCCCACCGGGCGACGCCGAGGGCCGCCGGCCGCACGCGTGGGGAGGCCCGGagagcggcggggcggccccccgctacgcggcggcggcggcggcggtggcccccGTGCCCGTGGTGGCCCGCGTCTCCAAGGTGAACATCCTGCCCTTCGCGGCCAGCCCCTGCGGGTCGCGGAGCAGCAGCCGCTACTCCAGCACGGAGACGCTGAAGGAGGAAGAGCACTTCGGGGTGTGCTGGCCCACCCAGAGCCGGGCGTTCCAGGTGGGCTACGGCGTGTATCGGTCGCCCAGCTTCGGGCCGAGCGACGGCCTCGCTCGGGGGCAGCCGCAGGTCCGCGTCCGCCCCAAGCTGCCCCTGGGCACAGCCAAGGCGAAACAGGACTTTGCAAGCGAGAGCCTGCAGCACCCCGGGCCGGAGGGGGACAGAGCCAAACACCGCAAGTCCTTGTCCAACCCCGACATTGCCACCGAGACGCTGACTCTCCTCAGCTTCCTCAAGTCGGACCTCTCGGAGCTGAAGGTGAAGAAGAAGGGGGTGAGGATCGGGCTCCCAGAGGAGGCAGCCATCAGCGGGAGCAGGTACGAAAACTGGCCCAGCCCGGCCAGCCACCCCCTGGCAAGCCGGGGCCGCCACGGGGCTCAGCCCCCGGCCCGGTGGGCGCCGGGCGAGCGGCCCACCCTCAAGGACCTCACGGCCACGTTGCGGCGCACCAAGTCGTTCACCTGCTCCGAGAAGTCGGGGACGCGCCGGCTGTTCCTCCAGAGCACCATGAAGCAAAGCTCCTCCGAACTTCTCCTGGCCAGCACCGGCAACCACGATGGGGCGGCTTCAGACGGCGACCGCAGGCGGAGGGGAGACGACGACGTGCTCCCCGTGGTCATCCAAGACCAGTACATCCAGGAGGCACAGCAAGTCTTTGAGAAGATCAGGAGGATCGGTCGCCAGCAGGACTACGGTTTTGCGGCGGAGCAGAAGGACAGCGGAGGTGTGGAAGGCGCCGGGGAGTTTGCAGAGCCCACGAGGGGAGCAGACGCGTCCCTCCTAGCGAGGACGGAGAGCAAGCGGTGTTTGAAGAAAACAGAGTCCGAGGAAAACCTCTCTTGCAGGAAGTCCGTGGAAGAGCTCTCGGGTCACGAGTCGAGCCTGACGGACGAGGGCATCGTCaccgagccggagccggggcccaCCGCGATGGCCTACAAGGATCTGCATGAGGCCGTGGCGGCCTGGAAGTTGCCCGATGGTGCTGCAGGAGAGAACGAGGCTCTTCGAGCCAACAGCAGCCCAACGCCTCTCGCCACGCGCCCCACTCGACTGTACCACGACGTTGCGCCCGTGGAGGATGTCCCAGCCGGCAAACTGATGGCCCAAGCGTCCTCCGAGGCGCCCGCGACCCCAAGCACCGTGCGGCGCCGAAGGAAATTCCCCTCCGTCGGCACCAATGGGTCCGACTCCAGCCCCGGCAGCAACGGCGAGTCCAACGGAGAAGCCTACCGCTCCCTGAGCGACCCCATGCCCCACCGGCGCTGCCCCGTCGCAGAGGAGGCCACCAACTTCTCCATGGACAGCAACCTGCTGGGCTCGCTGGGCGCCAAGGCGGGCATGCCCGAGTCCTCGGCCGTCTCCCTGTGCGAGTACGCGGGCAGCGCGGCCAGCGACCTGTCGGTGTGCAGCGACGGCCTGCGGGATTACAGCACCGTCATCAAGAACATCGTCAGCCAGCCCGGGGCCATGGACAAAGTGATCGACGAGAAGGGCAACGGCAAGACCATCAAGAAGAAGTCCTTCAGCGACCCCAGCCGCCGTGGTCAGTTGGCCAGCGCTGGCTTCGAGGGCCCTGGCGAGGCCATCAGCGAGATGGAGCCAAGCATCCCACCATCCAGCAGCGAGCCCATCCTCTCGGAGCAACGGGCTGACCAGGAGGCCACCAAGCCGGCTGAGcacggccgccccgcgcagcTCACGGACGGCGGTTCCGGCGAGGCCGGCCCCGGCTACGGCTTCGACCCCAAGCTCGTCGAGGTCTTGTCTCCCCGCGTGCTCCGGCGCAGCTCCAAGAAACGCACCAACCGGGCGGCCCACCAGGAGAACCGCCCGCCGTCCTCCTCGGCTCCAGTACCCGGCACCCTCGGCAAGGCCAGGCCACCCTCCAAGCACGTCCGGCACACCAGCGAACCCGCCACCTTCATCCCCATCTCCGGAGCCTCGCCTCGCTCTTCCCTCCAGCCCAGCATCCCCGTGTCCACGCCGGAGCCTTCCCGGCTGCCCGTCAAGTCCTTACCTGTCCTCCAGCCACCCTCTCTGGAAGACGTGACCAAGCGGTACATGTTGGCCCTCAACTCAGGTGACTCCttgccccccggcgcggcggacGCGCCGCGCTCTTCGCCCGCGACGCCCACGGCCGCCGAGCCCAAGCTCCCGCGGTGCCCGCGGCAGCCGGAGGACCACGGCGCCGTGCCGGCGCCCCGGAGCAAGCCGCAGGTG GATATGAGGAAACACGTCATCATGACGCTCCTAGATACAGAGCAGTCCTACGTGGAGTCCTTGCGCACCTTGATGCAG GGTTACATGAAGCCCCTGAAGCAGCCTGAGAACTCACTGCTGTGCGACCCCTCACTGGTGGATGAGATCTTTGACCAGATCCCCGAGCTGCTGGAGCACCACGAGCAGTTCCTGGAGCAGATCAATGACTGCGTGCAAAACTGGCATGAGAAGCAGAAAGTGGGCGACCTCCTCGTGCAGTCG TTCTCCAAGGACGTCCTGGTGAACATCTACTCCGCCTACATCGATAACTTCCTCAACGCCAAGGATGCCGTGAGGATCGCCAAGGAAGCCCGGCCAGCCTTTATGAAGTTCCTGGAG CAAAGCATGAGGGAGAACAAGGAGAAGCAGGCGCTGTCCGACCTGATGATCAAGCCCGTGCAGAGGATCCCGCGGTACGAGCTGCTGGTGAAG GACCTGCTGAAGCACACGCCGGAGGACCACCCCGACCACCCTTTCCTCATCGACGCCCAACGCAACATCAAGCAAGTGGCCGAGAGGATAAACAAGGGCATGAAGAGCGCCGAGGAGGTGGAGAGGAACGCCCGGATCGTGCAGGAGATCGAGTCCCACATCGAAGGCATGGAGGAT CTCCAGGCCCCGCTCCGGAGGTTCCTGCGTCAGGAGATGGTGGTGGAAGTG AAGGCGGTGGGCGGCAAGAAGGACCGCTCGTTCTTCCTCTTCACGGACCTCCTCGTGTGCACCACGCTGAAGCGCAAGTCGGGCTCCCTCCGCCGCAGCTCCATGAGCCT GTACACGGCGGCCAGCGTGATAGACACGGCCAGCAAGTACAAGCTGCTCTGGAAGCTGCCCCTGGAGGACGTGGACATCGTCAAAG GTGCCTCGCAAGCCACCAACCGCGAGAGCGTCCAGAAGAGCATCTGCCGCCTGGACGAGGACCTCAGCACGCTGGGCCAAGTGAGCAAGCTCTCGGAGAACCTCAGCTTCCCGCACCAG AGCCTGGACGACGTCATCAAGGACCTGATGGCTGCCATCCACCGGGAGCTGGCCGAGAAGCAGTCGCTGTCCTTCAGCATGTCCTTCCCCCCCAACAAAGTGGAGCTCACCACCACCAAGGCCGAAGGCACCGAGTCCTTCGTCTTCGAGTTCCCCAACCCCGACGCCCGGCAAAGCTTCGAGCAGGCCTTCGAGGACGCCAAGAAGAAGCTGG CATCCAGCAAAAACTGCCTGGACCCGGAGTTCCTCAAGGCCATCCCCATCATGAAGACGCGGAGCGGGATGCAG TTCTCTTGCGCTTCTCCCAGTCCCGGCAGCCCGGAGAGCGCCTGCGAGGTCTGGGTGTGCAACAGCGACGGCTACGTGGGGCAGGTCTGCCTGCTGAGCATCCGCAAGGAGCCCACCGTGGAGGCGTGCATCGCCGTCTGCTCCGCCCGGATCCTCTGCATCGCCTCCGTGCCGGGCCTCAAGCGGCCCTACAG GGAGCGTCCCGAGTCGTTGGCGagcccggcggcggagccggcgccggcgccgcagccGGAGGACGCCgggccccagcagtgcctgcacaTCTCCATCTCGGGCTCCTCGCTGGAGCTCTCGGAGCCCGTTGACAGCGCCAACCGGGAGCTGATGCCTTTCGACAGCGACGACACGGACGACGAGTCCTCCCCGAGCCCCTCGGGCACGCTGCAGAGCCAGGCCAGCCACTCCACCATCTCCTCCAGCTTCGGAA ACGAAGAGCTGCCGAGCGGcaaggaggcggcggcggagacGACGAGCtcggaagaggagcaggagccgTCCTTCCTGACCCTGGCGGGTCCCTTCGGCCCCAGCGGAGCCGGCGAGAGCCCCGTGGACGGCCGGGCCATGCGGCGTTCCAGCCGCGGCTCCTTCACGCGGGGcagcctggaggagctgctgaGCCTCGATCCCGAAGCCCACCAGAGCTCCATGTGGCTGGGCACCGAGGACGGCTG catccACGTGTACCAGTCGTCGGACAACATCCGCAACAGGAAGAACAGCATGAAGATGCAGCACGCCGCCGCCGTCACCTGCATCTT GTACCTGGATAACCAGGTTTTCGTGTCGTTGGCCAACGGGGAGCTCATCGCCTACCAGCGGGAGGCAG GGCGCTTCTGGGACCCGCACAACTCGAAGGCGCTGGCGCTGGGCTCGCCGGGCAGCCCCGTGACGAAGATGGTGGCGGTGGGCGGCAAGCTGTGGTGCGGCTGCCAGAACCGCGTCATCGTCCTCAACACGGCCACGCTGGCGCAGGAG CACGCCTTCGCCGTGGGGCCGGACAGCGGGCGCGGCGTGAGCTGCATGGCGAGCGCGGGGCCCGGCGTGTGGgtggccctgcagagcagcgcCCAGGTGCGCCTCTACCACGCCACCAGCTACGAGCAGCTGGCCGAGGCCGACGTCACGCCGCCGGTGCACAAGATGCTGGCCG GCGCCGACGCCATCATCCGGCAGCACAAGGCGGCGTGCCTGCGCGTGACGGCGCTGCTGGCCTGCGGCGAGCTGCTCTGGGTGGGCACCAGCGCCGGCGTGGTGCTGacgctggccgccgccgccgccgccgccgccacccgggcgccgcccgccctcgtggggctgccccagggccacaCGGGCCACGTGCGCTTCCTCGCCGCCCTCGAGCTGCCCGCCGCCCTCGAccgcctctgcccgcagcccgccggcgccg GGCCCGAGGCGgcgggcgaggggcccaggcgggAGGGCGCCCGGCCTCGGGCCACCGGCCTGGGCCTGGCCAAGCCCCAGCTGCTGGTGATCAGCGGCGGCGACGGCTACGAGGACTTCCGGCTGGCGGCCAGCAGCGACACGGTGGGCCGCGACGACAGCACCAACCACCTGCTGCTGTGGCGGGCGtga